The genomic stretch AACATATCTATTATTCCTTATAGTCTGGACTATTAGTGAGATATATTTCAATATATTCTCATCGACTCTAACATCTCTAACATTCTTCATAGCCTCTAGAATAGATTCCCTTGTTGCTACGGGTTTTACAGAATATATCTGGATCGAATCGTATCTCCTGAGAATCTCTACAGTCTCGTTTACATCAGGATACCCTATCTCCACCTTAGAGAGGAATCTATCTATCTGAGCCTCTGAAAGGGGGAATGTGCCCTCAACCTCTATAGGATTCATAGTTGCTATCACCATGAATGGCTCTGGAAGCCTGTATGAGACGCCTTCAACAGTTACCTGGAGCTCCTGCATAGCCTCTAGAAGAGCGCTCTGTGTTTTTGGAGGGATCCTGTTTATCTCGTCAACGAATAATATGTTTGTGAATATAGGGCCCCTTCTAAATATGAAGGAGCCGCTCTTCTGATCATATATGTTGAAGCCTATTATATCTCCTGGAAGCATGTCAGGGGTTCCCTGGATCCTTTTAAACTCTAGCCCTAGAGATAGGGCTAGGGTTCTCGCTATAAGGGTTTTAGCAACACCTGGAACACCTTCTATGAGAACATGCCCTCCCGAGAGTAGTGTGGCCAGTATTAGCTCGATCTCCCGTCTCTTCCCAACAACTATGTTGGATACATTCTCTATAACTCTGCTAAATAGTTCTCTAAAAGCTATCTTCTCACCAGTCTTCTCCATCTCTCAACACCCCTCATCATAATGCTATCTATATCTATGTGTCTTTTCCCCCTAGGGGCTCTAGGCCTTGCCACGGATCTGTAAATGCCGAGGGATGATATAAGCCATAGGGATGCCATCATAAAGGATCCTATCATAAGCATTGAAACAGCTATTGGCCCTGCGGAATATGCCGCGTTAATGGAATAGATGATCAGAGCTGGAACTACTAAGAAGGCTTTAAGTATATATGAAGTCTTCAGCAGTATGATCTCTCTATTTCCCTCATAGAAGAGAACATTTCTTCTCCCTAGAAGGACTATAAAGAACCCTACATTAGATTCTCTATATCTGGATGCAAGCACCTCGTTGATCACTATACTGGAATCCGCTATAAATATGAGCTCACCACCTCCAATGCTAATTCCAACAGCTGTGGGTATGCCATGCACCACACATATTATAGTAGCATTGGGGCTACCGCTAATATCTATCACCCTATATACATTAAACACCACTCCGTAGACCCTATCCCCAAGCCTGCAAGACGCTAGATCAATATTGCTGCTATATCCTGATATATTAAGCCCCACCATATATAGGATCTCATTTACAGTACCTAGCTCATCAAGTATCACGGCCTTGCCTCCGGCCGATATCCATTTCAAGATCAGATCGGCATCGCGTTTCCCAAGATCCCTGTCAGGGCTTGCCATCACAAGAATCCATGACTTAGGATCGAAACCCTGGATCTGGGATGTGCTATCTATAGCATCTACGGAGAAGCCTATTCTCCTCAGGAGAACATATAGATCGCTATAGCCCCCTCTACCGGTATTATATATAGATGGGGGATCATATGCCTGTATAGTCGGTATAGCGATATCTTGGAGACCTAATATTATAACTATCATTATTAGTAAAGATATAGCTATGACCCTAGCCGCCATCACCCTCACGCCTCTCTCTAACTGTAAAGCCCATCTCAGCTAGCCTCTCTAAAACCCCCTCCTCATATATATCTCCATATACAACCCTTTCATATAGATCTGCAAACTGGTTTGGTATAGCACGTCTATAGGCTAGCTCTCTCGGTGTGCAATCTTTGCAAAACCTCTCTCTAATTGAAACATATATCTCTCTAAGGATCTTCTTAATACCGGGATACACATAGCTTGGCAGATCTTCGACACCTATCTTATCAACCCTAATCTTTGGGATCGCCTCTCTGGCAATTCTGGGGGGCGTAGTTATAGAGATCAGATATAGTACGAGAAGCACTAAGATCCCGATAAAGATAGCTATAGCTACAACTGAGGCAGCGTTAATAGCTATAGATCCTGGAAAACCCCTTAAAGTTTGAGAGGCATTTGTTATATACATCTGATGCGTTAGATTATAGCTATATTCATCCCTAACAGGTGTTAAATATTCAATAGGTATATATCTATATGTGATTGTGTTTAAAAGAACCGCTACACCCCCCTAACACGATAGTCCATAGGAAATAAATATAGTTATTCCTAGACTGTTGGCTTGGTGATTGCTTTAGGTTTCCTTGGTTATTATGGCTGTTTGGTATATAAGGATCAGAGACTTATATATCTGTTGATGCCAATGAGCTGATGAGCCTTAGGCGAGGGACGAGGCTATGAACCTATGCACTCAGGTTCGCCGACGGCTCTGGAGACATAGAGAACCTCTAGAGCAGTAGGCGGGCCGAGGGGGAGAAACAGGTGGTGTGAACCCATGCCCACAGAAAAAACTGTGGGCACGGGCAACCACTACTATCCTAGGATTGAGATAGCTCTACAATATAGCAGTTGCAAGCAGCGAAATAATTAAAAACTCTATAGAGGATCTAGAGAGGGTTTAGCTAGATGGTTATATATAGAGAAGCAGTTATAAATACTTCGAAGAGAAGGGAGATAATAGATATAACTAGGTATCTCGAGGAAATTGTGAAAGAATCAGGCGTTTTTGAGGGGGCTGAAACTTTTTTGATGCTTGGAGGAGAAGTTTATATATGTTGCTAGTTAATAATGTTTATTGGGAGCATGAGTGAGCGTTTGCTAAGACCTAAGGAGGCTTGTAGGCTTCTCGGTGTTAGCTACACTACTCTTCGTAGATGGATTAAGGAGGGGAGAGTGAGAGCTGTACGAACAGTTGGCGGTAAATATCGTATCCCAGAGAGTGAAATTAGGAGATTATTGAGCGGAGTAGAGACTAAGGAGATCAGAGCAGTCATCTATGCTCGTG from Sulfolobales archaeon encodes the following:
- a CDS encoding MoxR family ATPase; this translates as MEKTGEKIAFRELFSRVIENVSNIVVGKRREIELILATLLSGGHVLIEGVPGVAKTLIARTLALSLGLEFKRIQGTPDMLPGDIIGFNIYDQKSGSFIFRRGPIFTNILFVDEINRIPPKTQSALLEAMQELQVTVEGVSYRLPEPFMVIATMNPIEVEGTFPLSEAQIDRFLSKVEIGYPDVNETVEILRRYDSIQIYSVKPVATRESILEAMKNVRDVRVDENILKYISLIVQTIRNNRYVRLGPSPRGAIAIYLLSRALALIRGRTYVTPDDVKASVYPAIAHRVVLRDEARLSRVSIRSIVEEALSKVDIP
- a CDS encoding DUF4350 domain-containing protein — protein: MAARVIAISLLIMIVIILGLQDIAIPTIQAYDPPSIYNTGRGGYSDLYVLLRRIGFSVDAIDSTSQIQGFDPKSWILVMASPDRDLGKRDADLILKWISAGGKAVILDELGTVNEILYMVGLNISGYSSNIDLASCRLGDRVYGVVFNVYRVIDISGSPNATIICVVHGIPTAVGISIGGGELIFIADSSIVINEVLASRYRESNVGFFIVLLGRRNVLFYEGNREIILLKTSYILKAFLVVPALIIYSINAAYSAGPIAVSMLMIGSFMMASLWLISSLGIYRSVARPRAPRGKRHIDIDSIMMRGVERWRRLVRR